The following are from one region of the Marinomonas sp. CT5 genome:
- a CDS encoding TolC family protein, whose amino-acid sequence MQYRPFRYLGLLFIGLSLAACSSNHQRENFAELAQQELKTASHNKASQWSSLDDVAPASYLTDLIHAPELDQFIQQALESNPSLQSTLLTLQSSLWELKGAHADQLPSINGNLSASKPKDSDTRYSADISVSWQLDVWGKLAKTEASASKTLASDEALYQASRDTLVANVMKTWLELTAKQHAIEIEKQRLQLLETNEERIIKRFKNGLDNLEKMDEARTSTSQSRANLVELQENLEITKRELQKLIGSTQPLDIAPNSDYPKVSLTLSELPSQSLQRRPDLKSAYLAIEAADLKTSVAYKNMLPSISLSAALSQSADSPRVALFTSPVWSLMAQLTQPLYQGGKLKAEREIAKLNTAKAYQAYRDTLLTAVNEVENALGQEKVLQQQVRHIREALSSSRSNLAQYEKKYRSGLVELSDLIAAQKTTFDLQAQLDELIFKHLSNRITLGMALGLGVKSL is encoded by the coding sequence ATGCAGTACCGGCCTTTTCGCTATTTAGGGCTCCTTTTTATTGGGCTTAGTCTCGCTGCGTGCAGTAGCAACCATCAACGAGAAAATTTTGCCGAGCTTGCGCAACAAGAGTTAAAGACGGCTAGCCACAATAAGGCTTCGCAATGGAGCTCTCTTGATGACGTCGCCCCGGCTAGCTATTTAACCGACCTCATTCACGCTCCCGAGCTAGATCAGTTCATTCAGCAAGCACTCGAATCCAACCCAAGCTTGCAAAGTACCTTACTGACCTTGCAGTCCAGTCTATGGGAACTGAAAGGCGCTCATGCCGACCAACTGCCTTCCATCAATGGCAACCTTTCAGCCAGCAAGCCCAAAGATTCTGACACCCGCTACAGCGCCGATATTAGCGTTAGCTGGCAGCTCGATGTCTGGGGCAAATTGGCAAAAACAGAAGCGTCCGCTAGTAAGACGTTAGCAAGCGATGAAGCGCTCTACCAAGCCAGTCGAGACACCTTGGTTGCCAATGTTATGAAAACTTGGTTAGAACTAACGGCCAAACAACATGCCATTGAAATCGAAAAGCAGCGTCTTCAACTGCTTGAGACCAATGAAGAACGCATCATCAAACGCTTTAAAAACGGGCTCGATAACCTTGAAAAAATGGATGAGGCTCGTACCTCAACATCGCAATCAAGAGCGAATCTAGTTGAACTACAAGAAAACTTAGAAATTACCAAGCGAGAATTACAAAAGTTGATTGGCAGTACCCAGCCATTGGACATTGCCCCCAATAGCGATTACCCAAAAGTCAGCTTGACCTTAAGTGAGCTGCCTAGCCAAAGCTTACAAAGACGGCCAGACTTAAAATCGGCGTACCTTGCCATTGAAGCAGCCGATCTTAAAACCAGCGTTGCCTATAAAAACATGCTGCCATCAATCAGTTTGAGTGCGGCTCTTAGTCAATCTGCCGACTCACCTCGGGTGGCGCTCTTCACCTCTCCGGTTTGGTCATTAATGGCACAACTTACTCAACCTCTGTATCAAGGTGGCAAACTGAAAGCAGAAAGAGAAATAGCAAAACTGAATACCGCCAAAGCGTATCAAGCCTACCGAGATACCTTATTAACAGCCGTCAATGAAGTAGAAAATGCCCTTGGCCAAGAAAAAGTACTGCAACAGCAAGTCAGGCACATAAGAGAAGCGCTTTCCAGCTCACGCAGCAATCTCGCCCAGTACGAGAAGAAATACCGCAGCGGGCTTGTTGAGTTAAGTGACCTCATTGCCGCGCAAAAAACCACCTTTGATCTACAAGCGCAGCTTGATGAACTTATTTTTAAGCACTTATCGAATCGAATCACCTTAGGCATGGCATTAGGCCTTGGAGTTAAATCATTATGA
- a CDS encoding PLP-dependent aminotransferase family protein, with translation MTLYQKLANRLREHIQHDFYKPGEKLPSVRQLAQEHGVSISTVQEAYRQLEQEGLVEAKPKSGYFACSRKKDNLPSISRPPQRPLEVSQWEEVLNMLMNRSGNKGVQLQHAMPDMQATTLKPLLKTLSELSKQKPELGLGYADIRGSEELRTQLCRLAVASGCQLHPDDLVVTSGCQEALSVCLRAVTQPGDIIAIESPSFYGSMQAIKAANLKAMEIPTHPETGISLEALELALDQWPIKAIFVTPTCNNPMGYTMPEDKKEQLYRLAQSYDIAIIEDDIYGDISYQFPRPKSIKSFDTDGRVLLCSSFSKTIAPGMRVGWIAPGRYRDKVTHIKYVSSSMCPVFPQLAIAKFIRLGGYSKHIRLMRQNYEQQRDHLLSIIKTYFPSDTRVSYPAGSFILWVELNPSIDSMKLVEKCREEGVGFAPGPLFSATGKYRNCFRLNFSEQSMEKREWAIKTLANILKKFREQNTQNMSHLKAS, from the coding sequence ATGACACTTTATCAAAAACTAGCCAATCGCCTGCGTGAGCACATACAACATGACTTTTATAAGCCGGGAGAAAAACTGCCCTCTGTCCGTCAACTAGCCCAAGAACATGGTGTGAGTATTTCCACGGTCCAAGAAGCTTACCGACAGCTGGAGCAAGAGGGCCTTGTTGAAGCCAAACCAAAATCTGGTTATTTCGCTTGTTCTCGGAAAAAAGACAACCTACCCAGCATTTCAAGACCACCACAGCGTCCTTTAGAAGTCTCTCAATGGGAGGAAGTACTGAACATGCTGATGAATCGCAGTGGTAATAAGGGGGTTCAGTTACAACACGCCATGCCTGATATGCAAGCCACAACACTAAAACCCTTATTAAAAACCTTGTCTGAACTTTCCAAGCAAAAACCTGAACTCGGGCTGGGTTACGCTGACATTCGAGGTTCAGAAGAGCTGCGAACACAGCTTTGCCGGCTCGCTGTGGCATCAGGCTGTCAATTACACCCTGATGATTTAGTGGTAACTTCTGGCTGCCAAGAAGCGCTTTCTGTTTGTTTACGCGCAGTAACCCAACCAGGCGATATTATTGCGATTGAATCCCCAAGCTTTTACGGTTCTATGCAGGCGATCAAAGCCGCCAACCTTAAAGCGATGGAGATCCCCACCCACCCTGAAACAGGTATCAGTCTTGAAGCCTTAGAATTGGCTCTTGATCAATGGCCCATAAAAGCTATTTTTGTCACCCCCACCTGTAACAACCCAATGGGTTACACCATGCCGGAAGACAAAAAAGAGCAGTTGTATCGACTTGCCCAAAGTTATGATATTGCCATCATAGAAGACGATATCTACGGTGATATTTCTTACCAATTCCCTCGCCCCAAAAGCATAAAATCGTTTGATACTGACGGCCGAGTTCTACTCTGCTCATCATTTTCCAAAACCATCGCACCGGGAATGCGTGTGGGCTGGATCGCTCCTGGACGCTATCGTGATAAAGTCACCCACATCAAATACGTCAGCAGCTCCATGTGTCCGGTATTTCCTCAGCTTGCTATCGCTAAATTCATCCGTCTAGGTGGCTATTCGAAACACATTCGTCTAATGAGGCAAAACTATGAGCAACAGAGAGATCACCTTCTAAGTATCATCAAGACTTATTTTCCAAGTGACACTCGTGTTAGTTATCCAGCTGGCAGTTTCATTTTGTGGGTCGAACTCAACCCCAGTATCGATAGCATGAAGCTAGTGGAGAAATGTCGTGAGGAAGGGGTTGGATTTGCGCCGGGTCCTTTGTTTTCCGCAACAGGAAAATACCGCAATTGCTTTCGTCTGAATTTTAGCGAGCAAAGCATGGAGAAACGTGAGTGGGCAATCAAAACCCTCGCTAACATTCTTAAAAAATTCAGGGAACAAAACACACAAAACATGAGTCACTTAAAGGCAAGCTAA
- a CDS encoding LysE family translocator — MMDASFFLALAMFAFVTSVTSVTSVTSVTSVTSVTPGPNNIMLLASGAQFGYRKTLPHMFGIVFGISSLLLSTLLGLGALFTLYPPLYQVLEWVGCAYLLWLAWKIGSAPVGNLDTQKAPLSPMRWWQALLFQYVNPKAWMMAVGCVSTFAMAGDLYTQSGFWIMVLFAVMGFPAISIWAWAGVSIRHWLTDQKRQRLFNLCMGLATASTLLLIIGH, encoded by the coding sequence ATGATGGATGCCTCTTTTTTCTTAGCGCTAGCTATGTTTGCCTTTGTGACCTCAGTGACCTCAGTGACCTCAGTGACCTCAGTGACCTCAGTGACCTCAGTGACACCAGGGCCTAATAATATTATGTTATTGGCATCGGGTGCACAGTTTGGCTACCGTAAAACCTTACCCCATATGTTTGGTATTGTGTTTGGGATATCTAGCCTTTTGCTGTCTACCTTACTGGGTCTTGGTGCATTATTTACTCTTTATCCGCCGTTATACCAAGTCTTGGAGTGGGTGGGCTGTGCTTATTTGTTGTGGTTAGCATGGAAGATCGGCAGTGCACCAGTAGGCAATTTAGACACTCAAAAAGCACCTTTGTCGCCGATGCGTTGGTGGCAAGCCTTGCTGTTTCAATATGTGAATCCGAAAGCATGGATGATGGCCGTAGGCTGTGTCAGTACCTTTGCTATGGCTGGTGATTTGTACACTCAGTCTGGTTTTTGGATCATGGTATTATTTGCTGTGATGGGATTTCCTGCTATTTCAATTTGGGCATGGGCTGGTGTGAGTATTCGTCATTGGTTAACAGATCAGAAGCGTCAACGACTCTTTAATCTTTGTATGGGGTTGGCTACGGCATCGACCTTATTATTGATTATTGGTCATTAA
- a CDS encoding GIY-YIG nuclease family protein has protein sequence MTDELDKSKSEWSIYMIKTRLNTLYTGISTDVERRFKEHSGGSKRGARYLKGKGPLELVWHQTVGSKSDALVLEYKVKKLSRQQKLSLITGALDLALLSQ, from the coding sequence GTGACAGATGAACTAGATAAGAGCAAAAGTGAGTGGAGTATTTATATGATAAAAACTCGCTTGAATACGCTTTATACTGGTATCAGCACCGATGTTGAGCGCCGTTTTAAAGAGCACTCTGGTGGAAGTAAGCGAGGGGCTCGTTATTTGAAGGGGAAAGGGCCTCTTGAATTAGTTTGGCACCAGACCGTAGGCTCAAAGAGCGATGCATTAGTTCTGGAATATAAGGTAAAAAAGTTGAGCCGCCAGCAAAAACTCAGTCTTATAACCGGAGCATTAGATTTAGCATTATTAAGTCAGTGA
- a CDS encoding VOC family protein gives MISHFDHIVLTVANIDKAVSFYETVLKMEPITFANGRKALRFGQQKINLQLLGQELRNHAMEGSGDLCLITTWTMEDVIEHLKSCKVNILEGPVTKSGALGPIQSVYFNDPDNNLIEVSVYEENASNSELEAD, from the coding sequence ATGATCAGTCATTTTGACCACATTGTTTTGACGGTGGCAAATATCGACAAAGCCGTGTCTTTTTATGAAACCGTGCTAAAAATGGAACCCATTACGTTTGCTAATGGTCGTAAAGCTCTTCGCTTTGGTCAGCAAAAGATTAACCTTCAATTATTAGGACAAGAACTGCGTAATCATGCAATGGAAGGTTCTGGCGATTTATGCCTAATTACCACTTGGACCATGGAGGACGTCATTGAGCACCTTAAAAGTTGTAAGGTGAATATTCTCGAAGGCCCTGTGACCAAGTCTGGAGCACTGGGGCCAATCCAATCCGTGTATTTCAATGACCCTGATAATAACCTCATTGAAGTAAGCGTCTACGAAGAAAATGCCTCTAACAGTGAGTTAGAAGCTGACTAA
- a CDS encoding RecQ family ATP-dependent DNA helicase, whose protein sequence is MTSIETSSLEHSLHSLFGFSEFREGQKQTIEQLLSGQSSLAVFPTGSGKSLCYQFTATQLPNLTLVISPLIALMHDQLAFLTAKGIPAACLDSSQSKDESQAVMSGVQNGDIKILMISVERFKNERFRRFIKRVPISMLVVDEAHCISEWGHNFRPDYLKLPFYQQELAIPLVLLLTATATRRVQRDMAQKFAIYPEHIVQTGFYRANLDIDLIPVQRHEKLSALNKILGETQGASIVYVTQQKTAEEIAQALQASGHSAVAYHAGLNSDVRSAIQADFMASKTRIIVATIAFGMGIDKSDIRLVVHFDLPKSIENYSQEIGRAGRDNQPSRCVLLANLEGLSTLENFVYGDTPEPQDIECLLRTITEETLGNEWETQLYGLSNLTNIRTLPLKTLLVQLELLDAITPKYSYYADVKIKWEGDRNAFASQVPSEWQAAYHAILKGIQYKKIWGTPDFDKLFNEAGLSRGDVLQVLEFAADHNVLTLESKGLTEVYQVHPEHFHHQVLAEQLHQYVEEKQTAEVERIATMIRFFQLDRCLNHNLARYFGDQQSPENCGHCSVCRGNVLTFTQTVNEDSSQENWQGLAEYVQEFAQHLSSKSPTTPLSAVLVTRYLTGLTQPILTKIKARQLNGFGVYEERRYLSVLEAVSQLLTHC, encoded by the coding sequence ATGACATCGATAGAGACATCATCATTAGAGCACTCGCTTCATTCCCTATTTGGTTTCAGTGAATTTCGTGAAGGTCAAAAACAAACCATTGAACAGCTGTTATCCGGCCAGTCCTCACTGGCAGTTTTCCCAACAGGCTCGGGTAAATCGTTATGTTACCAATTCACTGCGACTCAGTTACCAAATTTAACCCTCGTCATATCGCCATTAATTGCGTTGATGCACGATCAGTTGGCATTTCTAACCGCAAAAGGCATTCCCGCGGCGTGTTTAGATTCCAGCCAGAGTAAAGATGAAAGCCAAGCCGTCATGTCTGGCGTACAAAATGGTGATATTAAGATCTTAATGATCTCGGTTGAGCGCTTTAAAAATGAACGCTTTCGACGCTTTATCAAACGCGTCCCAATCTCTATGTTAGTGGTCGACGAAGCTCATTGTATTTCCGAATGGGGTCATAATTTTAGGCCCGACTATTTGAAACTGCCCTTTTACCAGCAAGAACTGGCTATTCCATTAGTATTGCTGTTAACCGCCACAGCCACCCGTCGAGTACAACGCGACATGGCACAAAAATTTGCCATTTACCCTGAACATATCGTGCAAACGGGGTTTTATCGAGCCAACCTAGATATTGATTTGATCCCTGTTCAGCGTCATGAAAAGCTCAGTGCGTTGAACAAGATATTGGGCGAAACCCAAGGTGCCAGTATCGTTTATGTGACTCAGCAGAAAACAGCCGAGGAAATTGCCCAAGCATTGCAAGCAAGTGGCCACTCTGCTGTTGCCTATCATGCAGGGTTAAACAGTGATGTCCGAAGTGCCATCCAAGCCGATTTCATGGCTAGCAAAACTCGCATTATCGTCGCAACAATAGCCTTTGGTATGGGAATCGATAAGTCTGATATTCGTTTAGTCGTACACTTTGATCTACCCAAATCCATAGAAAACTACAGCCAAGAAATTGGCCGCGCTGGACGAGATAATCAACCAAGCCGCTGCGTTTTACTCGCTAACCTTGAAGGCCTAAGTACTCTAGAAAACTTTGTTTATGGGGACACGCCAGAGCCACAGGACATAGAGTGTTTGCTTCGCACTATCACAGAAGAAACCCTTGGCAACGAATGGGAAACGCAACTTTACGGGCTTTCCAACCTCACCAACATTCGCACTTTGCCATTAAAAACGCTATTGGTACAGCTGGAGTTATTAGACGCTATCACTCCCAAATACAGTTATTACGCGGATGTTAAAATCAAATGGGAAGGCGATAGAAACGCTTTTGCGAGCCAAGTGCCGAGCGAATGGCAAGCCGCATACCACGCGATTCTTAAAGGCATTCAATATAAGAAAATCTGGGGCACACCTGACTTTGACAAGCTGTTCAACGAAGCGGGGTTATCACGCGGAGACGTGTTACAAGTCTTAGAGTTCGCGGCTGATCACAATGTACTAACACTAGAAAGCAAAGGCTTAACTGAAGTCTATCAAGTCCACCCAGAGCACTTTCATCACCAAGTATTAGCTGAGCAACTGCATCAATATGTAGAAGAAAAACAAACAGCCGAAGTAGAACGAATCGCCACCATGATTCGCTTCTTCCAGTTAGATCGCTGTTTAAATCATAACTTAGCGCGCTATTTTGGGGATCAACAATCACCAGAGAACTGCGGTCATTGCTCAGTATGTCGTGGTAACGTACTGACGTTTACTCAAACAGTAAATGAGGATAGCAGTCAGGAAAATTGGCAAGGTTTAGCAGAATATGTTCAAGAATTCGCACAGCATCTTAGTAGCAAGAGCCCAACCACACCACTCTCAGCTGTCTTGGTAACACGCTATTTAACGGGTTTAACGCAACCTATTTTGACCAAAATAAAAGCCAGGCAACTAAATGGGTTTGGGGTTTACGAAGAACGGCGTTATTTATCCGTTTTAGAAGCGGTTAGTCAGCTTCTAACTCACTGTTAG
- a CDS encoding serine/threonine protein kinase has product MSATHSFSSLLPDVILDAVESTGLWSDSRIYPLNSYENRVYQIGIEDGTPVIAKFYRPERWNEAQIREEHQTLAKLEEAGVPVVAPLTFNGETLFRHNEMFFCLSPRLVGQHPEADNLDQLYQIGELIGQLHQNLSTTPFEKRINVSPLSQMDEAANLILSGHTLFGQTELANDLQLPEKLKATYKKQIQILRDKCEASIKRYWPSQLRPIHGDSHRSNLMLHNGQFHLLDFDDCQNGVAVQDLWLHITQTENPRQQLSEIIEGYEAYLPFENRELDLVDVFKCVRVINYAAWLQSRWHDPAFTKAFAWFGSEDYWLNHLNELKNCELEWGQISR; this is encoded by the coding sequence GGGTTTATGGAGTGACTCTCGCATATACCCATTGAACAGTTACGAAAACCGGGTTTATCAAATTGGTATTGAAGACGGAACGCCCGTTATCGCCAAGTTTTACCGCCCTGAACGCTGGAACGAAGCGCAAATTCGTGAAGAACACCAAACTCTAGCAAAGCTTGAAGAAGCTGGTGTTCCCGTTGTTGCCCCATTAACCTTCAATGGTGAAACCTTGTTTCGACATAACGAGATGTTTTTTTGCTTGTCACCAAGATTAGTAGGACAGCACCCAGAAGCGGACAACCTCGACCAGCTGTATCAAATTGGCGAACTCATTGGCCAGCTTCACCAAAACCTATCTACCACACCATTTGAAAAACGCATTAACGTCAGCCCTTTGTCACAAATGGACGAAGCCGCCAATCTCATTTTGTCTGGACATACATTATTTGGACAAACTGAGCTGGCAAACGACTTGCAACTGCCCGAAAAACTCAAAGCCACCTACAAGAAACAAATCCAAATACTGAGAGATAAATGTGAGGCCAGTATCAAGCGCTATTGGCCCTCACAACTGCGCCCTATTCATGGGGACAGCCATCGCAGTAACTTGATGCTACACAATGGGCAATTTCACTTGCTGGATTTTGATGATTGCCAGAATGGTGTAGCAGTACAAGATTTGTGGCTGCATATTACCCAGACAGAAAACCCTAGACAGCAACTAAGCGAAATCATCGAAGGCTACGAAGCTTACTTGCCTTTTGAAAACCGTGAGTTGGATTTGGTTGATGTCTTCAAGTGTGTACGCGTTATTAATTATGCCGCATGGCTACAAAGCCGTTGGCATGACCCAGCATTTACCAAAGCCTTTGCTTGGTTTGGCAGTGAAGATTATTGGCTTAACCACTTAAACGAGTTGAAGAACTGCGAATTGGAATGGGGACAAATTTCACGATGA